The segment CAGCCGCGTTCCCCGACCGGCGGCAGGAATCACCGCATGGATCATCAGTTGGCTCTCACCGCCTGGTACTCCTCGCGCTCCGGTTCCTCACGGACGCGGGTAAAGATCATCCTCCCGGCCGTGGTTTGTAACACGCTGGTGACGACGACATCAATGTTTTTCCCAATCCATTTCTTCGCTTCATCCACGACAATCATCGTGCCGTCGTCCAGGTAGGCAATCCCCTGTCCCGATTCCTTTCCCTCCTTTAAAACGAAAACCCGCATCGTCTCGCCCGGCAGCACCACCGGCTTTAAGGCGTTGCAGAGCTGGTTGATGTTCAAAACCCGGACCCCTTGAAGCTCCGCGACTTTGTTCAGATTGAGGTCATTGGTCACTACCTTCGCCGACATCCGTTTTCCGAGGGCGACGATTTTCGAATCGACATCTTTGATGGACGGGAAATCGTCATCGACGATCCGAACGTCGATATCGACCATTTTTTGGATGCGATGGAGGATATCGAGTCCACGGCGGCCCCGGGCCCGTTTTAAAGAGTCGGATGAATCGGCAATATGCTGAAGCTCATGCAGAATGAACTGGGGAATGATGTAAGTTCCCTCCAGAAAACCGGTTTCGCAAAGATCGGCAATCCGGCCGTCGATAATGACGCTGGTATCCAAGATCTTGCTGTTCGATGCGGCGGGGGGGTCGACCTGGCGTTTTGCAGGAAACAGCAAACCCGGATCTTTTTCAACTTTGAGCGCGAGCACCAGCCCCATATAGGAAAAAAGGAGAAGAGAAAATCCTTTCCAGAGCAAGAATAAAGAGGGGTTGGGAGAGAAAACCGGATCGAGCATGAGGTTGAGAAGACCGCTTGCAAGAACCCCGATGATCAACCCGAAACATCCCCAGAAAAGTTTTTTAACCGCGGCCTTCTCCAAATAGAGGCCGAAAGCGACCAATCCCCCTCCGAGGGTCAGCCCGATCAGCGCGCCCCAGTATGCATCCCCTTCTTCAATGAGTCGAGAGGCGACCGAATAACCGGTAAGGGTACTGAGCAGAATAAAAAAGGCATGTATCGCGTAATTTCCCACCATCATAGCCGCTCCTCCACCCGTTTGGTGAAACAAGAGTCGATTGCGCCATCCTCATTATTCGAATGAGTTCTCCTCCTAAAAACGGCACACTGAAATTTCTTTCATTCAATCCGGTTGAATGGTCTTCGTGAAAATGTTCGCCGCCGATAATTTAAGCGCTTAAGGCGCAATGGTGACGAACATTGTTCTCCCTTGTCGATTAATGAGAAGCAAGACCGCTTCGTCCTTCCCGATTTTTGAGATCAGTTCGTCATAATCATCGGTGTCGCGGACAGGCTTGCGATTGACCTCCATGATCAGATCGCCCCGTTGCAGCCCGACCTCGTCCGCAACGCTTCCCGGATCGACCCGGGTGATGACCACCCCTTTGTCGTTTCGATTCAAGCCGAGTTGTCTCGCCGCCTCCGGGGTCAGGTTCCTGACCTCGATTCCGGCAAGGGCCGTGCTGGTCGCTTCCGGGTCCGGCTCCACGTCGCCCCTTCCGGCGATGTCTTTCGGCTGCTCTTCGATCGTGACCTCCAACTCTTTCTCTTTTTTATCGCGGACCACGCGCACTTTGGCCTTGGTCCCGACGCCGGTCTTTGCCACCAGATTTCTAAGCTGCGTCGAATTCTCGACCGCCTGGCCGTTGAACTGAACGATCACATCCCCTCGACGGAATCCGGCCTTCTCTGCGGGGCTGTCGGGAAGGACATCGCTGACAAGGGCTCCATTCGGCTCTTTGAGACCGAACTCCTTGGCGAGCTGCTGCGTCACCTCCTGGATCGAAACCCCCAGCCAGCCGCGGACCACCTTCCCCTCTTTCGCCAAGCTCTCCATGATCGATCTCGCCATGTTGCTCGGAACGGCGAAGCCGATCCCCATGTAGCCGCCGCTCTGGGTGAAAATGGCCGTATTGATCCCGACCAATTCTCCATGCGTGTTGACCATCGCTCCCCCCGAATTGCCGGGATTGATGGCGGCGTCGGTTTGGATGAAGTCTTCATAATCGGCGATGCCGACATTGGCGCGGCCGACCGCCGAGACGATTCCCATGGTGACCGTCTGGTTCAGACCGAACGGATTGCCGATCGCCAGAACATACTCTCCCACCTGCAACTTGTCCGAATCTCCCCAGGAAACAGTGGGAAGGTCTTTTGCATCGATCCGGATCACGGCAAGGTCGGTCTTCGGATCGCTCCCGATCAGTTTGCCCTTGAACTCCCGCTTGTCTCCCAGCACCACTTTGATTTCATCCGCCTTCTCCACGACATGATTGTTCGTGAGGATCAGGCCGTCCGGATCGACGATCACCCCCGATCCCAAGCCTTGCGCGCGCCGCTCGCGCGGCGGGCCGCGGCGGGAAGGCTCATCGCCGAAGAATCGCCTGAAGAAGGGATCGTCAAAGGGGAAACCGGGCGCCTCTTCCCCGCGATTGACCACCCGTGTGGTCGCGATATTGACCACCGCCGGCGTCACCGCTTTGGAGATTTCAACAAAGGTCTGTTCGGCTTGGCTGATGGCAGGGGGTTTCGATTTCTGAGGATCGTTGACCGCCGCCCCGAAAGGGAGAAGACGAAACTCGGAGACAAGCGTAATCCCGATGACCATTCCAAGAATAATTAAAAAGACGGAGAATACAAGCCGTTTTGGCCGTATTTCATGATGAACATCTGACATTCATTTCCCCCGGTGTGCGCTGCAGATTAAAGAAAGGGCGATTGAAAGATCCGCTGACGCCCCTTCGACGAAGATGGAAGAAGGTGAATTATTTTTGCATTTGGTGTATGTTGGCGCATTATACTATAGCTGTCTTCGGAAAGTAAAGTTATTGAACTATCAATGGGATAAAGAGACTGAGGGGCGATTGAAGAGATCAGGCAAAGAGCGCGATGTCCGAGGGGGACCTACGTTGGAATATCCAAGGGGAAAACGGACCTCTCGGAAGGGAGAAGAGAGGCATGAGATTTCCGCCGATTGGATCGAAAAGGGACGGCGGTTGATTTGGCACCCCTTCACCCAGATGAAGGAATGGGAAAAAGAGGTCCCGACGATTATTGACCGTGGAAAAGGGGTCACTCTGATCGACGCCGAGGGAAAGCGATACCTCGACGGCGTCTCTTCCCTTTGGGTCAACATCCACGGCCATCGCAAAAAAGAGATCGATGAAGCGCTGATCGATCAAATTAAACGGATTTCCCATTCGACCCTTCTCGGTCTCACCAACTTCCCGGCGATCGAATTGGCTGAAAGGCTTCTAAAAGTCGCCCCGCCCGGCCTGACCAAGGTCTTTTACTCCGACAACGGATCGACCGCCGTCGAGGTGGCGATCAAGCTTGCCTACGGCTTCTGGCAACGACGCGGAGGGCGCTATCGAAAAAAGAGCAAATTCGTCTCGTTCAAAAGCGCCTACCATGGGGATACGATCGGGGCGGTCAGCGTCGGAGGGATCGATCTCTTCCACCGGGCGTACGCGCCCCTTCTGTTTGAAACGATCAAGGTCCCCTCCCCCACCTGCTACCGATGCCCTCTCTCTTTGACCGCTCCCTCCTGCGGCATGGCTTGTATTGAAGCGGTCGAAAAAACGATCAAGCGCCGTCGTCATGAGCTTGCCGGCCTCATCATCGAGCCGCTCGTTCAAGCGGCGGCGGGGATCTTGACCTCCCCTCCCGGTTATCTGAAGCGGATCAGGGAGCTCTGCAACAAATACGACCTGTTGATGATTGCCGACGAGGTGGCGACCGGGTTTGGCCGGACCGGCCGGATGTTCGCGTGCGAGCAGGAGGGGGTCACCCCCGACCTGATGGCGCTCTCCAAGGGGATCACGGGAGGGTACCTCCCCTTGGCGGCCACCCTGGCGACGCAACCGATTTACGAGGCCTACCTGGGAGAATATGCCGAATTCAAGACCTTCTTCCACGGACACAGCTACACGGGAAACCCGCTCGGCTGCGCCGCGGCGATCGCCAATCTGAAAATATTCGAAAAAGAGAAAGTGCTCGATCGGCTCCGGCCGAAAATTGCATTCGTCAAAAAACGGCTCGATCCCTGGAAGCGCTGGGCGCATGTCGGGGAGATTCGCCAGACCGGCCTGATCGTCGGGATCGAATTGGTTGCGGATAAAAAGAAAAAGACCCCTTACCCGATTGAATGGCGGGTCGGCGCGCAGGTCTGCCGCCGCGCAAAGGAAAGGGGGGTGCTTCTCCGGCCGCTCGGAAACGTGATCGTCCTGATGCCCCCCTTGTCGATTTCGATTCGGGAGCTGGAAAGATTGATTCGAATCGTCGGCGAGGAGATCAAGCGGGTGACGTCGGAGATCAAGTAGAGGAGGGTTTTTCTTTTTGCCAGCGTTGGTATGTTTTTAAATAACCTTCGAGGATCTTGTTCGAATCCCACTGGAGCATTTTGGCATATTGGTGAATGTAGCTGCGGAGGTAGACCTCGGCGGGAAGGGTCCGGAAATTATCCTCCTCGATGCTGAGGAGATAGGTGAGATTGATCCGGGTTCGGTCGGCGATTTCCTGAAGAGAGACCCCCTGCCGCTCCCGCATCCCCTTGAGCGTCTTTCCGGTGATCTCCCCGGAAAGGGCTTCCGCCGGGGGAGGGGCGGCGGGCGCCTCTTGGGCGGAGGAGGCGAGCCGCTGCGCAACCTCCTCCACAACCTCCGCCAGCGCTTCATCATATTTTCTTCTTTTTTCTTGATCGATGAGTGTCTGGTAGGCTTCCTCGATTTTCTTGAAAATCAGAGCGCGGTCGCCTTGATCGAACAGCGAGTAAGATGCAATGGAATCGCTCCCATAGGTCTTCTTCGCTAATTCGTACGCCTTCTGAATCTCTCCCCAGGTCGCCCCATACGGTATCTCAAGAATCTCGTAGTAATTCTGATCAGAAAATCTCTTCATTCTCAACTGGTTACTGGTTGACGATTGAGTTTAGCTTTAACTCTTCATTTTTAATCAGATTTGAAACGGTTCGCTCCAAACAACGGGCGGCGCTCGAATAGGGAAATTCAAGCAGCAAGGGACGCTTCTTTTTGGTCGCCTGCCAGACATGGTCATCGTATTCGATGTACCCCGCATAGTCTACCTTAATCCCGAAATATTTTCCGCAAGAACTCCGCATCGAAAAACCGAGGGTCATGTCGTCCTTGGAGCGAACTTGATTGACGACGATCTTCGGGGCAAAGGTATAAACCGCCTCTTTCAGTTTCTGGCCCGCTTTTTCATTCATCGATGCGACCTGGTCGATCAGATCGTGCGGCGTTCGGATCCCCCGCTGATT is part of the Candidatus Manganitrophus noduliformans genome and harbors:
- a CDS encoding PIN/TRAM domain-containing protein; translation: MMVGNYAIHAFFILLSTLTGYSVASRLIEEGDAYWGALIGLTLGGGLVAFGLYLEKAAVKKLFWGCFGLIIGVLASGLLNLMLDPVFSPNPSLFLLWKGFSLLLFSYMGLVLALKVEKDPGLLFPAKRQVDPPAASNSKILDTSVIIDGRIADLCETGFLEGTYIIPQFILHELQHIADSSDSLKRARGRRGLDILHRIQKMVDIDVRIVDDDFPSIKDVDSKIVALGKRMSAKVVTNDLNLNKVAELQGVRVLNINQLCNALKPVVLPGETMRVFVLKEGKESGQGIAYLDDGTMIVVDEAKKWIGKNIDVVVTSVLQTTAGRMIFTRVREEPEREEYQAVRAN
- a CDS encoding DegQ family serine endoprotease; its protein translation is MSDVHHEIRPKRLVFSVFLIILGMVIGITLVSEFRLLPFGAAVNDPQKSKPPAISQAEQTFVEISKAVTPAVVNIATTRVVNRGEEAPGFPFDDPFFRRFFGDEPSRRGPPRERRAQGLGSGVIVDPDGLILTNNHVVEKADEIKVVLGDKREFKGKLIGSDPKTDLAVIRIDAKDLPTVSWGDSDKLQVGEYVLAIGNPFGLNQTVTMGIVSAVGRANVGIADYEDFIQTDAAINPGNSGGAMVNTHGELVGINTAIFTQSGGYMGIGFAVPSNMARSIMESLAKEGKVVRGWLGVSIQEVTQQLAKEFGLKEPNGALVSDVLPDSPAEKAGFRRGDVIVQFNGQAVENSTQLRNLVAKTGVGTKAKVRVVRDKKEKELEVTIEEQPKDIAGRGDVEPDPEATSTALAGIEVRNLTPEAARQLGLNRNDKGVVITRVDPGSVADEVGLQRGDLIMEVNRKPVRDTDDYDELISKIGKDEAVLLLINRQGRTMFVTIAP
- the bioA gene encoding adenosylmethionine--8-amino-7-oxononanoate transaminase produces the protein MSADWIEKGRRLIWHPFTQMKEWEKEVPTIIDRGKGVTLIDAEGKRYLDGVSSLWVNIHGHRKKEIDEALIDQIKRISHSTLLGLTNFPAIELAERLLKVAPPGLTKVFYSDNGSTAVEVAIKLAYGFWQRRGGRYRKKSKFVSFKSAYHGDTIGAVSVGGIDLFHRAYAPLLFETIKVPSPTCYRCPLSLTAPSCGMACIEAVEKTIKRRRHELAGLIIEPLVQAAAGILTSPPGYLKRIRELCNKYDLLMIADEVATGFGRTGRMFACEQEGVTPDLMALSKGITGGYLPLAATLATQPIYEAYLGEYAEFKTFFHGHSYTGNPLGCAAAIANLKIFEKEKVLDRLRPKIAFVKKRLDPWKRWAHVGEIRQTGLIVGIELVADKKKKTPYPIEWRVGAQVCRRAKERGVLLRPLGNVIVLMPPLSISIRELERLIRIVGEEIKRVTSEIK
- a CDS encoding helix-turn-helix domain-containing protein, which codes for MKRFSDQNYYEILEIPYGATWGEIQKAYELAKKTYGSDSIASYSLFDQGDRALIFKKIEEAYQTLIDQEKRRKYDEALAEVVEEVAQRLASSAQEAPAAPPPAEALSGEITGKTLKGMRERQGVSLQEIADRTRINLTYLLSIEEDNFRTLPAEVYLRSYIHQYAKMLQWDSNKILEGYLKTYQRWQKEKPSST